From the genome of Chlorocebus sabaeus isolate Y175 chromosome 2, mChlSab1.0.hap1, whole genome shotgun sequence, one region includes:
- the ABHD16B gene encoding ABHD16B, which produces MCVICFVKALVHVFKIYLTASYTYTFRRWPVAFRWDDVRAAGGSSSHRALTCAAAAAGVWLLRDEALGGDALGRPPRGVRSQAQCLLQQLRELPGQLASYALAHSLGRWLVYPGSVSLMTRALLPLLQQGQERLVERYHGRRAKLVACDGNEIDTMFMDRRQHPGSHGHGLRLVICCEGNAGFYEMGCLSAPLEAGYSVLGWNHPGFGGSTGVPFPQHDANAMDVVVQYALHRLHFSRAHVVVYGWSVGGFTATWATMTYPGLGALVLDATFDDLVPLALKVMPHSWKGLVVRTVREHFNLNVAEQLCCYPGPVLLLRRTQDDVVSTSGRLRPLSPGGVEGNRGNELLLRLLEHRYPAVMAPEGRAVVTRWLRAGSLAQEAAFYARYRVDEEWCLALLRSYRARCEEELEGEEAQGPHGPAFPWLVGQGLSSRRRRRLALFLARKHLKNVEATHFSPLEPEEFQLPWGL; this is translated from the coding sequence ATGTGCGTCATCTGCTTCGTGAAGGCGCTGGTGCACGTGTTCAAGATCTACCTGACCGCCAGCTACACCTACACATTCCGCCGCTGGCCCGTGGCCTTCCGCTGGGATGACGTGCGCGCCGCGGGCGGGAGCAGCAGCCACCGGGCACTGACCTGCGCGGCCGCCGCGGCGGGCGTGTGGCTGCTGCGGGACGAGGCGCTGGGCGGGGACGCGCTGGGGCGGCCTCCACGTGGGGTGcgcagccaggcgcagtgcctcTTGCAGCAGCTCCGCGAGCTGCCCGGCCAGCTCGCCAGTTACGCGCTGGCCCACTCGCTGGGCCGCTGGCTTGTGTACCCCGGCTCCGTGTCCCTGATGACGCGCgcgctgctgccgctgctgcagCAGGGCCAAGAGCGCCTCGTGGAGCGCTACCATGGCCGGCGCGCCAAGCTGGTGGCCTGTGACGGCAACGAGATCGACACCATGTTCATGGACCGCCGCCAGCACCCGGGCAGCCACGGGCACGGGCTGCGCCTCGTCATCTGCTGCGAAGGCAACGCCGGCTTCTACGAGATGGGCTGTCTGTCTGCACCGCTCGAGGCCGGCTACTCCGTGCTGGGCTGGAACCACCCCGGCTTCGGCGGCAGCACTGGCGTGCCCTTCCCTCAACACGACGCCAACGCCATGGACGTGGTGGTCCAGTACGCACTGCACCGCCTGCACTTCTCGCGCGCGCACGTGGTGGTCTACGGCTGGTCTGTTGGCGGCTTCACGGCCACCTGGGCCACCATGACCTACCCGGGGCTGGGTGCACTGGTGCTGGACGCCACCTTCGACGACCTCGTGCCGCTGGCGCTGAAGGTCATGCCCCACAGCTGGAAGGGGCTGGTGGTGCGCACCGTGCGCGAGCACTTCAACCTTAACGTGGCCGAGCAGCTGTGCTGCTACCCGGGGCCGGTGCTGCTGCTCCGACGCACGCAGGACGACGTGGTCAGCACCTCGGGCCGCCTGCGCCCCCTGTCACCCGGCGGCGTGGAGGGCAACCGGGGCAACGAGCTGCTGCTGCGCCTGCTGGAGCACCGCTACCCCGCCGTGATGGCGCCGGAGGGCCGTGCAGTCGTCACCCGCTGGCTGCGCGCTGGCAGCTTGGCACAAGAGGCCGCCTTCTATGCACGCTACCGCGTGGACGAGGAGTGGTGCCTGGCGCTGCTGCGCTCCTACCGTGCACGCTGCGAAGAGGAGCTGGAGGGCGAGGAGGCCCAGGGGCCACACGGACCCGCCTTCCCATGGCTGGTGGGCCAGGGCCTGAGCTCGCGGCGGCGCCGGCGGCTCGCACTGTTCCTGGCTCGGAAGCACCTCAAGAACGTGGAGGCGACTCACTTCAGCCCTCTGGAGCCTGAGGAGTTTCAGTTGCCCTGGGGGCTGTAA